The proteins below are encoded in one region of Scophthalmus maximus strain ysfricsl-2021 chromosome 4, ASM2237912v1, whole genome shotgun sequence:
- the rassf10b gene encoding ras association domain-containing protein 10 produces MEESKISVWVCREEKLVLGLSKRTTCADVVQVLLEDQGAQRGLSAPQSYCVVEKWRGFERILPNTTKILRLWAAWGEEQKNVKFVLVKSDASLASRGARSAEARVVLSTQSPWVAKGSARSPIGGIAPEKQRRVVRKAFRKLERINEKRARVAHRDARSAEKMETLVHLVVSQDHTVRQQVQRISELDAEIESCEAKVHSDRIKRHGVNYVQDTYLVGAAAASSCDGDDPCPPETLVQLEEYARRCEEVVRLQEELWEREALVDIIATQMQEELNHRWMQRRRAQLHNRDSEPGEGAQPFARRAEADGTAANELQLEGERLKTQLDASLYIGLRLNTDLEAIRSDLELSQEICAARERETRDLLEELSILDTGEGAASGENCDHGTDDKTGMMSTLERKSAWVEQARGLSKAHSVNDDDSDTGLSSLHSQDSDCHPVWESLV; encoded by the coding sequence ATGGAGGAGAGTAAGATATCGGTGTGGGTCTGCCGAGAAGAGAAGCTCGTCCTCGGCTTGTCGAAGCGCACGACCTGCGCAGATGTGGTCCAAGTGCTTCTGGAAGACCAAGGCGCACAGCGCGGCCTCTCCGCGCCACAGTCGTACTGTGTCGTGGAGAAATGGAGAGGCTTCGAGCGGATTCTGCCGAACACAACCAAGATTCTACGGCTCTGGGCCGCGTGGGGAGAAGAGCAGAAGAACGTGAAGTTTGTTCTGGTGAAGAGCGACGCGTCCTTGGCGAGCCGCGGAGCCCGGAGCGCAGAGGCGCGCGTGGTGCTCAGCACACAGAGCCCGTGGGTCGCCAAAGGCTCCGCGAGGTCTCCGATCGGGGGCATCGCGCCCGAAAAGCAGCGTAGGGTTGTCAGGAAAGCCTTCAGGAAGTTGGAGAGGATCAATGAAAAGAGAGCGCGAGTGGCGCACAGAGACGCGCGCTCCGCCGAGAAGATGGAGACTCTGGTTCATCTCGTGGTGTCTCAGGACCACACGGTCCGGCAGCAGGTCCAGAGGATCTCGGAGCTGGACGCAGAGATCGAAAGCTGCGAGGCAAAGGTGCACTCTGACAGAATCAAGCGGCACGGGGTTAACTATGTGCAGGACACGTACTTGGTGGGAGCGGCCGCAGCCTCCAGCTGCGACGGGGACGACCCGTGTCCACCGGAGACACTCGTCCAGCTGGAGGAGTACGCGCGGCGGTGTGAGGAGGTGGTGCGGCTGCAAGAGGAGCTGTGGGAGCGGGAGGCTCTGGTGGACATCATCGCGACGCAGatgcaggaggagctgaaccACCGCtggatgcagaggaggagagcgcaGCTGCACAACAGAGACTCTGAGCCCGGCGAGGGCGCGCAGCCCTTCGCACGCCGCGCAGAGGCAGACGGGACGGCCGCGAACGAGCTGCAGCTGGAAGGCGAGAGGCTCAAAACGCAGCTCGATGCGAGTTTATACATCGGCCTGCGCCTCAACACGGATTTAGAAGCTATCAGGAGCGATTTGGAGCTGAGCCAGGAGATTTGCgcggcgagggagagggagacgagggatTTGCTGGAGGAATTGAGCATTTTGGACACAGGGGAAGGGGCAGCCAGTGGGGAGAACTGTGACCACGGCACAGACGACAAGACGGGGATGATGAGCACTTTGGAGAGAAAAAGTGCGTGGGTGGAGCAGGCCAGGGGTCTGTCGAAGGCTCACAGTGTGAACGACGACGACTCGGACACTGGGTTGAGTTCCCTGCACAGTCAGGACTCGGACTGCCACCCGGTGTGGGAGTCACTGGTTTAG